A genomic stretch from Flavobacterium humidisoli includes:
- the nth gene encoding endonuclease III, with protein MNKEARVQFVIDKLKELYPTIPVPLDHKDPYTLLIAVLLSAQCTDVRVNQITPLLFAKADNPYDMVKMSVEEIKEIIRPCGLSPMKSKGIYGLSEILIEKYNGEVPQSFEALEALPAVGHKTASVVMSQAFGVPAFPVDTHIHRLMHRWNLSNGKNVAQTEKDAKRLFPRELWNDLHLQIIWYGREYSPARGWNLEKDIITKTVGKKSLIEEMEKTASKK; from the coding sequence AAAGAAGCTCGCGTACAATTTGTTATTGATAAATTAAAAGAACTCTACCCTACTATACCTGTTCCGCTTGACCATAAAGACCCATATACACTTTTAATCGCTGTTTTATTATCTGCACAATGTACCGATGTTCGTGTAAACCAAATTACACCTTTATTATTTGCAAAAGCCGATAACCCTTATGATATGGTCAAAATGTCGGTAGAAGAAATTAAAGAAATCATTCGCCCGTGCGGTTTATCTCCTATGAAATCTAAAGGAATTTATGGCTTATCTGAGATTTTAATTGAAAAGTATAACGGCGAAGTTCCGCAGAGTTTTGAGGCACTTGAAGCTTTACCAGCTGTTGGACACAAAACGGCAAGTGTGGTAATGTCACAAGCTTTTGGCGTGCCCGCTTTTCCTGTAGATACGCATATTCACCGCTTGATGCACAGATGGAATCTATCTAACGGTAAAAATGTAGCGCAGACCGAAAAAGATGCTAAAAGATTATTTCCTAGAGAATTATGGAATGATTTACACTTGCAAATTATTTGGTATGGCCGAGAATATTCGCCCGCTAGAGGCTGGAATCTTGAAAAAGACATTATAACGAAAACCGTAGGTAAAAAATCCCTAATTGAGGAGATGGAAAAAACAGCGTCAAAAAAATAA